DNA from Opitutales bacterium:
CATTGAGACTGCCGGGGAGAATACGGTGACGGATACGATGATCATTCAGATGGATCTAGAGGAACAGATTTATTTGAATAATGAACCTGTTACTGAGGAATTCCTCATTGCCGCAGTCACGGCCCAGGCCGGAATCAATTCCGAAACGCCTGTCTTATTGGCGATGGACGAGGAGATTTCCATCAAAGACTTGACTCGGATCATCGACATCTGCCGCGCCAATGGCCTGCAACGCGTACGATTGCAATCCGAGTAA
Protein-coding regions in this window:
- a CDS encoding biopolymer transporter ExbD, yielding MVDVLMVLLFFFLLSMQFGDLRALNISLPNIETAGENTVTDTMIIQMDLEEQIYLNNEPVTEEFLIAAVTAQAGINSETPVLLAMDEEISIKDLTRIIDICRANGLQRVRLQSE